From the Euphorbia lathyris chromosome 6, ddEupLath1.1, whole genome shotgun sequence genome, one window contains:
- the LOC136233293 gene encoding oxoglutarate-dependent flavonoid 7-O-demethylase 1-like, giving the protein MASTDPIHEIYAVPSVQELIKTPILSIPDQYVVQSDHHHQDSLINIPAATIPTIDFNLLLSNQTSKMELQKLHSSCKEWGIFQLVNHGVKLEKVKDEIGGFYNLPLEEKMKYKIREGEVEGYGTVARSQGKLDWGDRFYMITNPISRRKPHLLPQLPPSLRNNLESYISELQELSKKLLGFIAEGLKMDEKEMEEMFEDGMQSMRMTYYPPCPKPELVVGITPHSDATGITILNQINGVDGLQVKKDGVWLPVSFLPHSLVVNVGDILEILSNGVYHSIEHKARVNSEKERISIAFFVNPRFEAEVGPASSLTNPQNPPVYRRIGMENYVKDFFTRKLKGKSYLEYMKIN; this is encoded by the exons ATGGCATCCACAGACCCAATCCATGAGATTTATGCAGTTCCTAGTGTTCAGGAACTCATAAAAACCCCAATTCTCTCAATTCCAGACCAGTATGTTGTTCAAtctgatcatcatcatcaagacAGCCTTATTAATATTCCAGCAGCAACTATTCCCACTATTGACTTCAATCTGTTGCTTTCTAATCAGACCTCAAAGATGGAGCTTCAGAAATTGCACTCCTCTTGCAAAGAATGGGGCATCTTTCAG TTGGTGAACCATGGAGTGAAGCTTGAGAAGGTGAAAGATGAGATTGGGGGATTTTATAATCTTCCATTAGAAGAGAAAATGAAGTACAAGATAAGAGAAGGTGAGGTTGAAGGCTATGGAACAGTAGCAAGATCACAAGGTAAACTTGATTGGGGAGATAGATTTTACATGATCACTAACCCTATTTCTAGAAGAAAACCTCACCTTCTTCCCCAACTCCCTCCCTCTCTCAG AAATAACTTGGAAAGTTACATATCAGAGCTGCAAGAACTTTCAAAAAAGCTATTAGGGTTCATAGCAGAAGGTCTGAAGatggatgaaaaagaaatggAAGAGATGTTTGAAGATGGAATGCAATCAATGAGGATGACATATTATCCTCCATGCCCTAAACCAGAACTCGTAGTAGGCATAACCCCTCACTCAGATGCTACTGGAATCACCATCCTTAACCAAATCAATGGAGTTGACGGTCTTCAAGTCAAAAAAGATGGAGTTTGGCTTCCTGTTAGCTTCCTCCCCCATTCACTTGTTGTCAATGTCGGTGACATTCTCGAG ATATTGAGCAATGGGGTGTACCATAGCATAGAGCACAAGGCAAGAGTGAATTCAGAGAAAGAAAGGATTTCAATAGCATTTTTCGTGAACCCGAGATTTGAAGCAGAGGTTGGACCGGCAAGTAGTCTAACCAACCCGCAAAACCCACCCGTTTATAGAAGGATTGGAATGGAAAATTATGTCAAAGATTTCTTCACTCGTAAGCTCAAGGGGAAAAGCTACTTGGAGTACatgaaaattaattaa